The following are from one region of the Sardina pilchardus chromosome 4, fSarPil1.1, whole genome shotgun sequence genome:
- the nhlh2 gene encoding helix-loop-helix protein 2, whose translation MMLSPDQTDSDLGWGQSDPETVLNVIKVECVPAQPGGDSKSRLPDPPLTREEKRRRRRATAKYRSAHATRERIRVEAFNVAFAELRKLLPTLPPDKKLSKIEILRLAICYISYLNHVLDV comes from the coding sequence ATGATGCTGAGTCCAGACCAAACCGACTCGGATCTTGGGTGGGGACAGTCCGATCCGGAGACCGTCCTAAATGTGATCAAAGTCGAATGTGTGCCTGCTCAGCCTGGAGGAGACAGCAAGTCCCGTTTGCCTGATCCGCCCCTGACGCGTGAGGAGAAGAGACGGCGGCGACGTGCCACAGCCAAGTACCGGTCCGCGCACGCCACGAGAGAGCGGATTCGGGTGGAGGCGTTTAACGTGGCCTTCGCCGAGCTGAGGAAACTTCTGCCCACGCTTCCTCCCGACAAGAAGCTCTCCAAGATCGAAATCCTGCGGTTGGCAATCTGCTACATCTCTTACTTGAACCACGTGCTGGACGTGTAA